The Prochlorococcus sp. MIT 1300 genome has a window encoding:
- the rph gene encoding ribonuclease PH codes for MSGSSPSRTSGRFNDQLRPFEVTWDPMGFALSSLVIRTGNTAVLCSVCIEDGVPRWRKGQGKGWLSAEYRLLPGSTPVRQERELIKLSGRTQEIQRLIGRTLRSVLDMSLLGEKTVKIDCDVIQADAGTRTASITGAWIALDRGFSRLVEKGFLEENPLKEQVAAVSVGLVDGLAMLDLDYQEDSIADVDLNVVMDSQGKLLEIQGSAERAPFSREQLNSFLDLAEKGLMELQVAQKSALNN; via the coding sequence ATGAGTGGTTCTAGCCCATCACGTACTTCTGGTCGCTTTAACGATCAACTAAGGCCTTTTGAAGTGACTTGGGATCCAATGGGGTTTGCGTTGAGCTCATTGGTGATTCGCACCGGCAATACAGCAGTTTTATGTAGTGTTTGTATTGAGGACGGAGTGCCCCGTTGGAGGAAGGGGCAAGGTAAAGGATGGTTGAGCGCAGAGTATCGTTTGCTTCCAGGGTCAACACCGGTTAGGCAAGAACGAGAATTAATAAAGCTTTCTGGAAGGACTCAGGAAATTCAACGACTTATAGGTAGGACTTTGAGATCAGTCCTAGATATGTCGTTGCTTGGGGAGAAAACTGTAAAAATTGATTGTGATGTAATCCAAGCAGACGCCGGGACCAGGACGGCCTCCATTACAGGTGCGTGGATCGCTCTTGATCGTGGCTTTTCCCGATTAGTCGAAAAAGGTTTTTTAGAAGAAAATCCTCTCAAGGAGCAAGTCGCAGCAGTTTCAGTTGGTTTGGTAGATGGCTTAGCAATGCTTGATCTTGATTATCAGGAGGATTCAATTGCAGATGTTGATCTAAACGTTGTGATGGATTCTCAGGGAAAGCTATTGGAGATACAGGGATCTGCTGAAAGAGCTCCATTTTCTAGAGAGCAATTGAATTCTTTCCTTGATTTGGCTGAGAAGGGACTAATGGAACTTCAGGTTGCACAAAAATCGGCTTTAAACAATTAA
- the thyX gene encoding FAD-dependent thymidylate synthase: MATVELITVTPDAEKAMAYIARVSNPNNQENESYSGLLKYCIKHEHWSVFEQAYMTLQIQTNRGIAAQILRHRSFTFQEFSQRYADSTQLGYIPIPELRRQDCKNRQNSIDDLSTEIKKSFEEKIQQQFQNSIELYESMLKAGVAKECARFILPLATPTRIYMTGSCRSWIHYINLRSGHGTQKEHLQLAEACKVIFCEQFTTVAEALGWHR, encoded by the coding sequence GTGGCAACTGTAGAACTAATTACCGTAACGCCTGATGCTGAAAAAGCTATGGCTTATATAGCCAGAGTAAGCAACCCAAATAATCAAGAGAATGAAAGCTACTCGGGCTTGTTGAAATACTGTATTAAGCATGAACATTGGAGCGTCTTTGAACAGGCATATATGACCCTTCAGATTCAAACAAATAGGGGTATTGCTGCTCAAATTCTTCGTCATAGATCATTCACATTTCAAGAGTTCTCCCAACGTTATGCTGATAGCACCCAGCTGGGGTACATTCCTATCCCCGAATTAAGAAGGCAAGATTGCAAAAATAGACAAAACTCTATAGACGATTTATCTACAGAAATAAAAAAAAGTTTTGAAGAAAAAATTCAACAACAATTCCAGAATTCTATTGAACTTTACGAGTCAATGCTAAAAGCAGGAGTCGCAAAAGAATGCGCAAGGTTCATTCTGCCTTTAGCTACTCCCACACGAATCTACATGACAGGTTCATGTCGTTCATGGATTCACTATATAAATCTACGTAGTGGCCACGGAACTCAAAAGGAACATTTACAATTAGCGGAAGCTTGCAAAGTTATTTTCTGCGAACAGTTTACTACCGTTGCAGAGGCCCTTGGTTGGCATAGATAA
- a CDS encoding thioredoxin domain-containing protein, translated as MAASPQSSSLGQFQRIFLALVAVGMATLLFFLKGGMNPAGPLEQLARRSLDPEVALANGRPTVFEFYASWCEACKEMAPTMLELEQKNEKKIDFVLLNVDNPIWEDLLDKYEVNGIPELNFFDAKGKFKGRSVGLRSREELYLLMDSLFNDTPFPSSIGIGSVSSFLNSSEANLDDSSFNEVQVGPRSHS; from the coding sequence ATGGCAGCTAGTCCTCAATCCTCTTCGCTTGGTCAGTTTCAACGGATTTTTCTTGCTCTTGTAGCAGTTGGCATGGCTACTTTGCTGTTCTTTTTAAAAGGGGGGATGAATCCAGCAGGCCCTTTGGAGCAACTTGCGAGAAGATCCCTTGACCCTGAGGTTGCCCTAGCGAATGGTCGCCCAACGGTTTTTGAGTTCTATGCGAGTTGGTGTGAGGCTTGCAAAGAGATGGCGCCAACCATGCTGGAATTGGAACAAAAAAATGAAAAAAAAATAGACTTTGTTTTGCTCAATGTAGATAATCCAATTTGGGAAGACCTCCTTGATAAATATGAAGTCAATGGGATTCCGGAATTAAACTTTTTTGATGCAAAAGGGAAGTTCAAAGGTAGATCAGTTGGTTTACGTTCAAGAGAAGAACTTTATTTATTAATGGACTCTCTTTTCAATGATACACCCTTCCCTTCTTCAATAGGTATTGGTTCTGTTAGTTCATTTTTAAATAGTAGTGAAGCCAATCTTGACGACAGTTCTTTTAATGAGGTTCAAGTTGGCCCTCGCTCGCATAGTTAA
- the trmB gene encoding tRNA (guanosine(46)-N7)-methyltransferase TrmB, translating into MRQHVNPLSRFFQLPRSIPRPEELFEDYDMPLHLDIGSARGKFLLELAPLQLDWNHIGVEIRHPLVLSSEREREQLGIANLRFLFCNANVSLDAWLNNLSKQQLHRVTIQFPDPWFKRKHKKRRVLQPKLLLSIANALSPGKELFIQSDLLSVIDPMLKLIEMSNCFERIGEESQAWLTNNPMSIATEREIYASQNGSPIYRALFLRNKNSIPTLSLLEEEWDVCDCN; encoded by the coding sequence GTGCGTCAACATGTCAACCCTCTAAGCCGTTTTTTTCAGCTGCCTCGAAGCATACCTAGGCCTGAAGAATTGTTTGAAGATTATGATATGCCATTGCATTTAGATATTGGCTCTGCAAGAGGAAAGTTTTTACTAGAACTAGCTCCTTTGCAGCTGGATTGGAACCATATTGGAGTCGAAATTCGCCATCCTCTTGTGTTGTCATCGGAGCGTGAACGTGAGCAGCTAGGTATAGCTAACCTTAGGTTTCTCTTTTGCAATGCAAATGTGAGTCTTGACGCCTGGCTAAATAACCTTTCAAAACAACAACTTCATAGAGTAACAATTCAATTTCCCGATCCTTGGTTTAAGAGAAAGCATAAGAAACGCAGAGTTCTTCAGCCAAAGTTATTGCTGTCGATTGCAAATGCCTTGTCGCCTGGTAAGGAGCTTTTTATTCAAAGTGATTTGTTGTCGGTAATCGATCCAATGTTGAAGTTGATTGAGATGAGTAATTGTTTTGAACGTATTGGTGAAGAGTCTCAGGCATGGCTGACAAATAATCCTATGAGTATTGCAACTGAAAGGGAGATTTATGCTTCTCAAAATGGTTCCCCTATATATAGGGCCCTCTTTTTAAGAAATAAAAATTCTATTCCCACCTTGTCATTGCTAGAGGAGGAATGGGATGTTTGCGATTGTAATTAG
- a CDS encoding DUF3146 family protein, producing MNTLPATAACLRVNRQNFAENFIDGEVSAGGFEWNFHWEFSQGELQVEPSLGRALIQDALLRFLIKMDYQLEPGENYFFTVRAKF from the coding sequence ATGAATACTCTCCCAGCCACTGCAGCTTGCCTAAGAGTTAACCGTCAGAATTTTGCAGAGAATTTTATAGATGGAGAAGTCTCTGCGGGAGGGTTTGAATGGAATTTTCATTGGGAATTCAGCCAAGGAGAATTACAAGTAGAGCCCTCTCTTGGCAGAGCACTCATTCAAGATGCTTTGCTTAGATTCCTTATTAAAATGGACTATCAGCTTGAGCCAGGTGAAAATTATTTTTTTACTGTTAGGGCTAAGTTTTAA
- the glmM gene encoding phosphoglucosamine mutase gives MAQAAIKSVETPLTAVPLRFGTDGIRGHAESFLNSKRCLEIGFCIGKVLSGSGPVLIGRDSRCSGEAMSYALTAGLNAAGKEVWDLGLCPTPTIATLIKESGAIGGLMVSASHNPPEDNGIKVFGPNGSKLKSSDQRIIESYLEEDLTGKISQKTTNNNSNVTKHPELLTKYQRKLEASTKGQRLDGVSIVLDLCWGSATAISAEVFTNLGAQVTVLHGQPDGKRINVKCGSTNLLPLRKAVLETNAEMGFAFDGDADRMLAIDSKGRVIDGDHILYLWGSALREQNALPEQRLIATVMSNLGFEKAWEDSGGLLERTAVGDQYVHTAMLSSGAALGGEQSGHILSSEHQFAGDGLFTAIQLSTLCKSKGLTLTQWLDQSFTPFPQKLVNIHVPNKSIRRGWSNCQPLNEAILNAKEAMGNEGRVIVRASGTQPLIRVMVEASDSGLVDSFSSKIACLAEQHLNAA, from the coding sequence ATGGCCCAAGCCGCCATTAAATCAGTAGAAACTCCTTTAACAGCAGTCCCTCTAAGGTTTGGGACAGATGGAATTCGTGGACATGCTGAGTCTTTCCTGAATTCAAAACGTTGTCTCGAAATTGGTTTTTGCATCGGAAAGGTACTGTCAGGTAGCGGACCTGTTCTGATTGGCAGAGATTCCCGTTGTAGCGGTGAAGCTATGAGCTATGCCCTAACGGCTGGGCTTAATGCAGCTGGGAAGGAGGTTTGGGATTTGGGTTTATGCCCAACCCCAACTATTGCAACACTCATAAAAGAGTCAGGAGCTATAGGCGGATTAATGGTATCTGCAAGTCACAACCCACCTGAAGACAATGGAATAAAAGTCTTCGGGCCAAATGGATCAAAGCTTAAAAGCTCAGATCAAAGAATTATAGAAAGTTATTTAGAGGAAGACCTTACAGGCAAAATTTCACAAAAAACGACAAATAATAATTCCAATGTGACTAAACACCCTGAGCTCCTAACGAAATATCAAAGGAAGCTAGAGGCCTCAACAAAAGGACAAAGATTAGATGGTGTTTCAATAGTCCTAGACCTTTGCTGGGGATCAGCTACTGCAATTAGTGCTGAGGTTTTTACAAACTTAGGTGCTCAAGTAACTGTGCTACATGGCCAGCCCGATGGGAAAAGAATTAATGTGAAATGTGGTTCTACTAATCTTCTACCACTCCGAAAAGCTGTCCTTGAAACAAATGCTGAAATGGGCTTTGCGTTCGACGGAGATGCTGATCGAATGCTTGCAATAGATAGTAAAGGACGTGTTATAGATGGCGATCATATACTTTATCTTTGGGGCTCGGCTTTAAGAGAGCAAAATGCTCTCCCAGAACAAAGGCTTATAGCAACAGTTATGTCCAACTTAGGATTTGAAAAAGCTTGGGAAGACAGTGGGGGCCTTTTAGAACGTACAGCGGTTGGTGATCAATATGTGCATACTGCAATGCTCAGCAGCGGTGCTGCATTAGGAGGAGAGCAATCAGGACACATTCTTTCCTCAGAGCATCAATTTGCTGGTGATGGTTTATTTACCGCCATCCAACTTTCAACTCTTTGTAAATCAAAAGGATTAACTCTTACTCAATGGTTAGATCAGAGTTTTACACCATTTCCTCAAAAACTAGTAAATATACATGTTCCAAATAAAAGTATCAGGAGAGGTTGGTCTAATTGTCAGCCTTTAAATGAAGCCATTTTAAATGCTAAGGAAGCAATGGGCAATGAAGGAAGAGTTATAGTTAGGGCAAGCGGAACTCAACCTTTAATTAGGGTAATGGTTGAAGCATCTGATTCAGGGTTAGTTGATTCTTTTTCCTCTAAAATTGCTTGCCTGGCAGAACAACATCTAAATGCAGCCTAA
- a CDS encoding cob(I)yrinic acid a,c-diamide adenosyltransferase → MSASPSQRPRKTSPPACIERPPLVAVPSHPALHLVAQEGQLQVHTAPYRGSFSVVLSEALRAAGLGRRVMVAQFLKGGVHQGPNRCIRLCGKLEWLRPDVSSCLSKPPNDDVHASKNVKAVEAIWKICQSHLIKGDLDQLVLDEVGLAIALGYLKENEVLSSLEAKKGGMDVIITGPSIPSRVMAIADQVTELRRGF, encoded by the coding sequence ATGAGTGCAAGCCCGAGTCAACGACCCAGGAAGACATCACCACCGGCCTGTATAGAAAGGCCACCACTTGTTGCTGTTCCTAGCCATCCTGCCCTACATCTAGTTGCGCAAGAGGGACAGCTGCAAGTTCATACCGCACCTTATAGGGGCAGTTTCTCCGTTGTACTTAGTGAAGCTCTTAGGGCTGCTGGATTGGGCAGGCGTGTCATGGTTGCTCAATTCCTAAAAGGTGGGGTACACCAGGGGCCAAATAGATGTATTCGACTATGTGGAAAGCTGGAGTGGCTAAGACCTGACGTATCAAGCTGCCTATCCAAACCGCCTAATGATGATGTACATGCCTCCAAAAATGTTAAGGCGGTTGAAGCAATTTGGAAGATATGCCAATCTCACCTTATTAAAGGAGATTTAGATCAACTAGTTCTAGATGAAGTAGGGCTAGCTATTGCCCTCGGATATCTAAAAGAAAACGAGGTGCTTTCTTCTCTCGAGGCAAAAAAAGGAGGTATGGATGTCATCATCACAGGACCATCTATTCCCTCTCGAGTTATGGCAATTGCCGACCAAGTCACCGAGTTACGTCGTGGTTTCTGA
- the dcd gene encoding dCTP deaminase: MLKNDRWITEQAAAGMLEPFQAGLIRHLNPQLNEQPVLSFGCSSYGYDLRLSSKEFLIFRHVPGTVMNPKRFNPNNLEPTSLHKDQDGEFFILPAHSYGLGVALEKMKVPENITVICLGKSTYARLGIIVNTTPAEASWEGHLTLEFSNSSGADCRIYANEGICQLLFFEGDPCETTYSDRKGKYQHQPEKVTLARI; the protein is encoded by the coding sequence ATGCTTAAAAACGATCGCTGGATTACCGAACAGGCCGCAGCAGGAATGCTTGAACCATTTCAAGCAGGACTCATAAGGCATTTGAACCCTCAACTGAATGAACAACCAGTTTTAAGCTTTGGTTGCTCTTCATACGGATATGACTTGCGCCTATCTTCTAAAGAATTCCTCATATTTAGGCATGTTCCAGGTACTGTGATGAATCCAAAAAGATTCAACCCTAACAACCTAGAGCCAACATCCTTACACAAAGATCAAGACGGTGAATTTTTCATATTGCCTGCCCATTCATATGGGCTAGGTGTTGCATTAGAAAAAATGAAAGTGCCCGAAAATATTACTGTTATTTGCTTAGGGAAAAGTACATATGCCCGCCTGGGAATCATCGTAAATACAACTCCTGCTGAAGCGAGTTGGGAAGGACATTTAACTCTTGAATTTAGTAATAGTTCTGGAGCAGATTGTAGGATCTATGCCAATGAAGGAATATGCCAGTTACTCTTCTTTGAGGGAGACCCCTGTGAAACTACTTACAGTGACCGCAAAGGGAAGTATCAACATCAACCAGAAAAAGTAACCCTTGCTCGAATCTAA
- a CDS encoding FIST N-terminal domain-containing protein: MGSYFSLNWLFQRASKATCRTALSEQASLESAVKEVGDNLKGESTADLALVFASTDYASDLPRLLPLLKARLKARHWLGCAGGGVIGTRSDLITSEVERKPALSVTLLNLPGAVLHPFAINTNSLPDLDGPSHDWQQWVGSDPLTTNSMLLLVDPTTRSINDLISGLDYAYPSVPTIGGIAGPHNAAHGSLFFGDQVVDGAVGCTFGGEWFLESVVAQGCKPIGPVFAIERVQKNVLIELSHEESRDSPVAFLQRVLADLTERERDLVRHSLFLGVECKDLVIGGTGSPKAQAGFLVRNLIGVDPNNGAVAVAEQMRVGQNVQFQLREADASRQEAFQLLRAALDRTDQPPVFGLLMACLGRGESLYGVKNGDVAIARELIQEVPIAGAFCNGEIGSVGGATHVHGYTACWGLLRHISSIEDSSKNFH; the protein is encoded by the coding sequence ATGGGTTCGTACTTTTCCTTAAATTGGCTTTTTCAACGTGCCTCTAAGGCAACTTGCCGGACGGCCTTGTCTGAGCAAGCTTCTTTAGAGAGTGCCGTTAAAGAGGTTGGCGACAATCTTAAAGGTGAAAGCACGGCAGACTTGGCGCTTGTTTTTGCTTCGACTGATTATGCAAGTGATTTGCCCCGCTTGCTTCCACTTTTAAAAGCCCGCTTAAAAGCAAGGCATTGGTTGGGTTGTGCTGGAGGAGGAGTGATAGGTACGAGAAGTGATTTGATCACATCTGAGGTTGAGCGGAAACCTGCATTAAGCGTAACTCTGTTGAATTTGCCTGGTGCTGTATTGCACCCTTTTGCGATAAACACAAATTCATTGCCAGATTTGGATGGGCCTTCTCATGATTGGCAGCAATGGGTGGGATCAGACCCTCTAACAACCAATAGCATGTTGCTATTGGTTGATCCCACCACACGATCAATTAATGACCTTATAAGTGGTCTTGACTATGCCTATCCTTCTGTACCAACTATTGGAGGAATAGCTGGCCCTCATAATGCTGCACATGGCTCTCTTTTTTTTGGAGATCAAGTAGTTGATGGTGCTGTCGGTTGTACCTTTGGAGGTGAATGGTTCTTAGAGTCAGTTGTTGCGCAGGGTTGCAAACCTATAGGTCCAGTATTTGCGATTGAACGGGTTCAAAAAAATGTTCTGATAGAACTTAGTCATGAGGAATCAAGAGATAGTCCTGTTGCTTTCCTACAAAGAGTTCTTGCTGATTTGACAGAGCGAGAAAGAGACCTCGTTAGGCATTCTCTGTTCCTTGGAGTTGAATGTAAAGATTTGGTTATAGGGGGGACTGGTTCGCCTAAAGCCCAAGCAGGTTTTTTAGTTCGGAATCTTATAGGTGTTGATCCAAATAACGGAGCTGTGGCTGTCGCTGAACAGATGCGAGTAGGGCAGAATGTGCAGTTTCAACTGCGAGAAGCAGACGCCTCACGGCAGGAGGCCTTTCAGCTTTTGAGAGCAGCCTTAGACAGAACTGATCAACCTCCAGTTTTTGGATTATTAATGGCATGTTTAGGTAGAGGGGAGAGCTTATATGGAGTTAAGAATGGGGATGTTGCAATTGCTAGAGAGTTGATTCAAGAAGTTCCAATTGCAGGTGCATTTTGTAATGGGGAGATTGGTTCGGTTGGTGGAGCAACTCATGTTCATGGATATACAGCTTGTTGGGGTCTTCTAAGGCATATTTCTTCTATAGAAGACTCCTCTAAAAATTTTCATTAG
- the ntcA gene encoding global nitrogen regulator NtcA produces the protein MAVAPGGFSRYASQPVAQGSSPSLANAPAGNSRTLVDVIRALEGASTEMVERAKTIFFPGDPAERVYLIRRGAVRLSRVYESGEEITVALLRENSLFGVLSLLTGHRSDRFYHAVAFTRVEMITAPAVSVRQAIEDDSGVGLLLLQGLSSRILQTETMIETLTHRDMSSRLVSFLLVLCRDFGVPGDQGITIDLRLSHQAIAEAIGSTRVTITRLLGDLRSAGLVEIDRKKITVLDPIALAKRFN, from the coding sequence ATGGCTGTAGCTCCTGGCGGTTTTAGCCGCTATGCATCACAACCCGTGGCTCAAGGTTCTTCTCCAAGCCTTGCTAATGCTCCTGCTGGGAATAGCAGAACATTGGTGGATGTGATTCGTGCCCTCGAAGGTGCTAGCACTGAAATGGTTGAAAGAGCTAAAACTATTTTTTTCCCTGGGGATCCTGCAGAGAGGGTTTATCTAATAAGAAGAGGAGCAGTCCGACTCTCAAGGGTCTATGAATCTGGTGAAGAAATTACGGTTGCCCTATTGAGAGAGAATAGTCTTTTTGGGGTTCTTTCTCTTTTAACAGGCCATAGATCTGATCGCTTCTATCACGCAGTTGCATTCACTAGGGTTGAGATGATTACGGCTCCTGCTGTGTCTGTTCGACAGGCGATAGAAGATGACTCTGGCGTTGGGTTGCTTCTTTTGCAGGGGCTTTCCAGTCGAATCTTGCAAACAGAAACGATGATAGAAACACTTACTCATCGTGATATGTCATCACGTTTAGTAAGCTTCTTATTGGTTCTTTGCAGGGATTTTGGGGTCCCTGGGGATCAAGGAATTACTATTGATTTGAGACTTTCGCATCAGGCAATAGCAGAGGCCATAGGTTCTACAAGGGTCACAATTACCAGACTTTTGGGAGACTTACGTAGCGCTGGCCTGGTAGAAATTGATCGTAAGAAAATTACGGTATTAGACCCAATTGCTCTTGCTAAGCGTTTCAATTAG
- a CDS encoding DUF3084 domain-containing protein, whose product MTGWLLIVLLLVLGGVLSTLGDRLGSRVGKARLSIFNLRPRSTAVLITVLTGSLISFLSLGLMLLVSRQLRVGLFQLDGLQAKIKAAQKELRLRESNLIALRRGAVVLSSGQRLATAKFRLDNPNQAKGIIDRLLQEANLEAFRRVLPGEKPNRQILRVPREEIQKLKETISESGTWVVNFRSAGNVLLGEKWVYAIPEVRPNIAVVQKGDVLGKITLNPRDRTTDVIRKQINLLLASTFAEVRRRGSLSSGLQFDASSVNQLGKELVGLLGGTIILESFALKSSDTSDQVKIGLRIKQNINKPDKSSTWAN is encoded by the coding sequence GTGACAGGCTGGCTGCTCATTGTTCTTTTATTGGTCCTTGGAGGGGTCTTATCCACTCTTGGGGATCGGCTTGGCAGTCGAGTAGGCAAAGCTCGTTTAAGCATATTTAACCTGCGACCAAGAAGCACAGCTGTTTTAATCACAGTCCTAACAGGGAGCCTTATTAGTTTTTTATCGTTAGGTTTGATGTTGCTTGTGAGCAGGCAATTGAGAGTTGGTTTATTTCAATTAGATGGCCTACAAGCAAAGATCAAGGCAGCTCAAAAGGAATTGAGGTTGCGTGAAAGTAATTTGATTGCTTTAAGGAGAGGTGCTGTTGTTTTAAGTAGCGGACAAAGATTGGCTACTGCGAAGTTCAGATTAGATAACCCGAATCAAGCTAAAGGGATAATTGATCGTTTGCTTCAGGAGGCAAATCTTGAGGCTTTTAGGCGGGTTTTGCCTGGTGAAAAACCAAATAGGCAGATCCTGAGGGTGCCTAGAGAGGAAATTCAAAAGCTTAAAGAAACTATTAGTGAGTCTGGTACATGGGTCGTTAATTTTCGTTCAGCAGGTAATGTTTTGCTAGGGGAAAAATGGGTTTATGCCATCCCGGAGGTAAGACCAAACATTGCTGTTGTACAAAAAGGTGATGTTTTGGGAAAGATCACCCTTAATCCAAGAGATCGAACCACTGATGTAATACGAAAGCAGATAAACCTTTTACTAGCCTCTACTTTCGCAGAGGTTAGGCGAAGAGGATCTCTTAGCTCAGGACTTCAATTTGATGCAAGTTCAGTTAATCAATTGGGCAAGGAATTGGTAGGTCTCTTAGGTGGAACTATTATTTTAGAGTCGTTCGCTTTAAAGAGTAGTGATACGTCAGATCAAGTGAAAATAGGTTTACGCATAAAGCAGAACATCAATAAGCCCGATAAAAGCAGTACATGGGCAAACTGA
- a CDS encoding DUF3177 family protein — protein sequence MSEIEYRLLVWLTYRLAGIFALGLPLVLLIWSILRNQSSLIRLLIIYWKVSSLLAISLLLLADHRPMGYIAFFLAPFLMASSVWFWTDLNEELADQPPFRPLPFTVKLWRWALTGFAVLAGTVSYQSLACLNFVQHANCLPWLEGPKLIQQTIETLFKFLFGAQWTEPISAFIGYITLFAYILGVLQLLLVKLPKQGRIAGGF from the coding sequence ATGAGTGAAATCGAATACCGCTTACTCGTATGGCTGACTTATCGACTTGCTGGAATATTCGCTTTAGGCCTACCTCTAGTACTTCTCATCTGGTCAATCCTCAGAAATCAAAGCTCCCTAATACGCCTCTTAATTATCTATTGGAAAGTCTCAAGCCTTTTAGCAATAAGCCTATTGCTTCTTGCTGATCATCGTCCAATGGGATACATCGCATTTTTTCTCGCACCTTTCTTGATGGCCTCCTCGGTCTGGTTCTGGACAGATCTCAATGAAGAACTTGCAGATCAACCACCATTTCGACCTTTACCGTTCACGGTAAAGCTATGGCGTTGGGCATTAACAGGGTTTGCAGTTTTAGCTGGAACAGTTTCCTACCAAAGTCTTGCTTGCTTAAATTTTGTACAGCATGCGAATTGCTTACCCTGGCTAGAAGGGCCAAAGTTAATCCAGCAAACTATAGAAACTCTATTTAAGTTTCTTTTTGGGGCGCAATGGACCGAGCCAATATCAGCTTTCATAGGATATATAACACTATTTGCTTATATTCTTGGAGTGCTTCAACTCCTTTTAGTAAAGCTGCCTAAGCAAGGGAGAATCGCAGGAGGATTTTAG
- a CDS encoding resolvase, which yields MGKLIAIDPGRHKCGLVLSCPEKGLVLEGRVVHAGAVIDLITLWKSQFNIDLILLGNGTSSDYWEEKLTGVASLQVVEEFNTTLKARKRYWELWPPQDFTRFLPRGLVLPKENLDAVAALIILENYLGKKLCWKGSKKFKT from the coding sequence ATGGGCAAACTGATAGCTATTGATCCTGGTAGACACAAATGTGGTCTTGTACTTTCATGCCCAGAAAAGGGTTTGGTTTTGGAAGGAAGAGTTGTTCATGCAGGTGCGGTTATTGATTTAATAACCCTTTGGAAATCACAATTCAATATTGACTTGATTTTGCTCGGCAATGGTACTAGTAGTGATTATTGGGAAGAAAAATTAACTGGCGTTGCATCTTTACAAGTTGTAGAAGAGTTTAACACTACTTTAAAAGCCAGAAAGCGTTATTGGGAACTTTGGCCCCCTCAAGATTTCACTAGATTTCTGCCAAGAGGATTAGTTTTACCGAAAGAAAATTTAGATGCTGTAGCGGCTTTGATTATTTTAGAAAATTACCTAGGCAAGAAGCTGTGTTGGAAAGGATCAAAAAAGTTTAAAACTTAG